DNA sequence from the Acidobacteriota bacterium genome:
CTGACATCGGCTTGATGGTCGTCGGGGCGCCGCCCTCCGGCTTCGTGCCGTGCTGGTCGCAGGCGACGGTCGGCGGCGAAGCGCTGACGGCGAGGCTGTCAGCCGCGCAGCTCGCGGCAGTCGATGCGCGGCTCCCCCGCCTGTGGCCGCCCGCCCCCTACGCGCTTGGATCGACGGCGGCGCAAGCCGTCGGGGCGATCCTGCGCGGCGCCCGCCGGGAACTGACGACGCTCGTCGCGCTCGATGGTGAGATGAAGATGCGCGGCGTGGTCGCCGCGCTGCCCGTCAGGCTCGGGCCGCAGGGCGTGGTCAGGATCGTAGAACCGGCTTTGTCGGTGCAGGAGCGCGTAAAGTTCGAAAACGGTGCGGTGTAGGCGGAAGTGGGACAGTCACACTTCCGTGCCGAAAGACCCCGGAAGTGTGACTGTCCCACTTCCGCGCCACGTCAGTGCCGGTGCAGCGCCAGACCGCCTGCGAAATCCGAAAGATGCTGGCGCAGAATCAGACGTCCGCGATGGAGCCGCGACTTCAGAGTCTGCGACTTGACGCGGAGCACCGCCGCCGCTTCCTCCGTCGAGAGACCCTGGATGTCGCGAAGCAGGACCGGAACGCGATACACCTCGGGCAGTTTCTTCAGGCCCTCGACAAGCTTGGCTCTCATCTCCACCCGGAGCAGGTCGTCGTCGGCCATCGAGGACCAGTCGACGGGCTCGCGCGTGGGAATCTCGTCGGGCGAGTGGGGTGTGACGGCCGCGGACTCGGCTTCAGCCGCGGCGGCGGCATCCGCCTTCTGCCTGGTGCGCTGCGCGCGCAACCGCGACATCGCCGTGTTGAACGTGATGCGGTAGATCCAGGACGACAGCGCGGAATCCCCCCGGAATGCGCTGATCTTGCGCGAGACCTTCAGGAGCACGTCCTGCGCGACCTCCTCGGCGTCCTCCCAGTTCTTGACATAACGCAGGGCCAGCTGGTGGATCCGGGGGCCGTAAACCTGCACTAGCGACGACACCGCCGCCTGGTCACCAGCCTGGATACGTTCGATTAATTCGCGCTCGGCCGTCTGATCCCGCATGAAAGCCCCCGTGTTGGGCTAGAACACCGCTGGGGCTGAAATATTCCCGAAAAGGGGGACAGTCACACTTTCCGCACGAGGCGGGGAAAGTGTGACTGTCCCCCTTATCCTTCAAATACTTCTCGCGCCGCCACTTCCAGGGCGTCTTCAACCTCAGCCATTGGCACGGCCCGGCCAAGGAGCTTCGCCAGCGACGTCACGCCACGGTCGTTGATGCCGCAGGGGACGATGAGGGCGAAGTGCGAGAGGTCGGTATTCACGTTGAAGGCAAAGCCGTGGCTGGTGACCCATCGGGAGATGCGCACACCGATGGCCGCCAGTTTCTCGTTGCCGACCCAGATTCCGGTCAGGCCCGCCACGCGCGTGGCTTCAACGCCGAACGTGCGAGCCGCGCGGATCATCACTTCCTCGAGGTCACGCACGTAAGCGTGGACGTCGCAGCGGTCAGGCCTGAGATCGACAATCGGATAGCCGACGACCTGTCCGGGACCGTGATAGGTGACGTCGCCTCCGCGCCCCGTCTCGTGCAGCTCGACGCCAAGCGTCGCGAGACGCTCAGGCGAGGCGAGCACGTGGCTGCGGTCGTTCCGCACCTTCACGCCGAGAGTAATGACCGGCGGATGCTCGAGCAGGAGCAACTGGTCCTCGATCTCGCCGCGCCGGCGTTCCTCGACGAGCCGCTGCTGCAGCTCGAGCGCGTCGGCGTAGCCGATGCGGCCGAGGCGGCGAACCTGGACCTTACGCATGTCCTGAACCCTATATCCACCCTTCGTCGAAATTCTCCAGCCGCTCCTTCAAGTACGCCAGGAAGCGCCCGGCGTCGGCGCCGTCGATGATACG
Encoded proteins:
- the lipB gene encoding lipoyl(octanoyl) transferase LipB, whose product is MRKVQVRRLGRIGYADALELQQRLVEERRRGEIEDQLLLLEHPPVITLGVKVRNDRSHVLASPERLATLGVELHETGRGGDVTYHGPGQVVGYPIVDLRPDRCDVHAYVRDLEEVMIRAARTFGVEATRVAGLTGIWVGNEKLAAIGVRISRWVTSHGFAFNVNTDLSHFALIVPCGINDRGVTSLAKLLGRAVPMAEVEDALEVAAREVFEG
- a CDS encoding sigma-70 family RNA polymerase sigma factor — protein: MRDQTAERELIERIQAGDQAAVSSLVQVYGPRIHQLALRYVKNWEDAEEVAQDVLLKVSRKISAFRGDSALSSWIYRITFNTAMSRLRAQRTRQKADAAAAAEAESAAVTPHSPDEIPTREPVDWSSMADDDLLRVEMRAKLVEGLKKLPEVYRVPVLLRDIQGLSTEEAAAVLRVKSQTLKSRLHRGRLILRQHLSDFAGGLALHRH